One window of Streptomyces sp. SUK 48 genomic DNA carries:
- a CDS encoding gluconokinase: MRREPGGRPPCVVVIGVSGVGKTTVARLLARRLDVPFAEADDFHSPESVAKMSAGVPLTDADRENWLAAIGRWLRARDRAGTGGVVPCSALRRRYRDVLRAACPDAFFVHLTARHEEVGRRMSERPGHFMPRALLESQEATLEPLEADERGGAVDAGPAPGAVVEAVLDLMAEREANGA, from the coding sequence ATGCGCCGTGAACCGGGCGGGCGTCCGCCGTGCGTCGTCGTGATCGGGGTGTCCGGGGTGGGCAAGACGACCGTGGCCCGGCTGCTCGCGCGGCGGCTGGACGTTCCGTTCGCCGAGGCGGACGACTTCCACTCTCCCGAGAGCGTCGCCAAGATGTCGGCGGGCGTGCCGCTCACGGACGCCGACCGGGAGAACTGGCTGGCGGCGATCGGCCGCTGGCTGCGTGCGCGCGACCGGGCGGGGACCGGCGGTGTGGTGCCCTGCTCGGCGCTGCGCCGCCGCTACCGGGACGTGCTGCGGGCGGCCTGCCCGGACGCCTTCTTCGTGCATCTGACGGCCCGGCACGAGGAGGTGGGGCGGCGGATGAGCGAGCGCCCCGGCCATTTCATGCCGCGGGCGCTGCTGGAGTCGCAGGAGGCGACGCTGGAACCGCTGGAGGCGGATGAACGGGGCGGCGCCGTGGACGCGGGCCCGGCTCCCGGGGCCGTCGTCGAGGCGGTCCTCGACCTCATGGCCGAGAGGGAGGCCAACGGGGCTTAG
- a CDS encoding glucose-6-phosphate dehydrogenase: MIGRLVVLGATGDLSGRFLMPALAALRAAGHLGDGFRLTGASREELTTEEFREWIADWLDRQGDGLPADARRAVVESAHYQRADVTDQEDVRALVDGDEPVALYLALPPSLFPRVVSALRSAGLPAGSRIVLEKPFGEDLDSARELNARLAELVPERAVFRVDHFLAMTTVQNVLGSRLANRVLEPLWNSTHIAEVEIVWDESLALEGRAGYYDRVGALKDMVQNHLLQVLCLVAMEPPVTLGERDLRDRKVDVLRSVRLLTEYDVVHRTRRARYTAGRIEEREVPSYTDEEGVDPGRGSETFAEVELELDSWRWAGTTFRLRSGKGLRADRKEVAVRFRPVPHLPFGHTGEVEPNVLRFGLEPEGLTLDLMGTGARAGHLTGLELSAELEPAELPAYGRLLLDVLRGDPALSIRGDEAEEAWRVLTPVLTAWERDLVPLEEYPAGSDGPVPRGAYGPGPVTREALLHEETVLGTAADGGRT, translated from the coding sequence GCCGTGAGGAACTGACCACGGAGGAGTTCCGGGAGTGGATCGCCGACTGGCTCGACCGGCAGGGCGACGGCCTCCCGGCCGACGCCCGGCGGGCGGTCGTGGAGTCGGCGCACTACCAGCGGGCCGATGTCACCGACCAGGAGGACGTCCGGGCGCTCGTGGACGGTGACGAGCCGGTGGCGCTGTATCTGGCGCTGCCGCCCTCGCTCTTCCCCCGGGTGGTCTCCGCGCTGCGCTCGGCGGGCCTGCCGGCCGGCAGCAGGATCGTACTGGAGAAGCCGTTCGGCGAAGATCTCGACAGCGCGCGCGAGTTGAACGCACGCCTGGCCGAACTGGTGCCGGAGCGGGCGGTGTTCCGGGTGGACCACTTCCTGGCCATGACCACGGTGCAGAACGTACTGGGCAGCAGGCTCGCCAACCGGGTGCTGGAACCCCTGTGGAACAGCACCCACATCGCCGAGGTGGAGATCGTCTGGGACGAGAGCCTCGCGCTGGAAGGCCGGGCCGGTTACTACGACCGCGTCGGCGCCCTGAAGGACATGGTGCAGAACCATCTCCTCCAGGTGCTCTGCCTGGTCGCGATGGAGCCCCCGGTCACCCTGGGCGAGCGGGATCTGCGGGACCGCAAGGTCGATGTGCTGCGCTCGGTGCGGCTGCTGACCGAGTACGACGTGGTGCACCGCACCCGGCGCGCCCGCTACACCGCGGGTCGGATCGAGGAGCGGGAGGTGCCGTCGTACACGGACGAGGAAGGTGTGGACCCCGGGCGCGGCAGCGAGACCTTCGCCGAGGTGGAGCTGGAACTGGACAGCTGGCGCTGGGCGGGCACGACGTTCCGGCTGCGCAGCGGCAAGGGGCTGCGGGCGGACCGCAAGGAGGTCGCGGTGCGGTTCCGGCCCGTGCCGCATCTGCCGTTCGGGCACACCGGGGAGGTGGAGCCCAATGTGCTGCGCTTCGGCCTCGAACCGGAGGGCCTGACCCTGGATCTGATGGGCACCGGCGCGCGGGCCGGGCATCTCACCGGGCTGGAGCTGTCGGCCGAGCTGGAACCCGCCGAACTGCCCGCCTACGGACGGCTGTTGCTGGACGTGCTGCGAGGCGATCCCGCCCTGTCGATCCGCGGCGACGAGGCGGAGGAGGCGTGGCGGGTGCTGACCCCGGTGCTCACGGCGTGGGAGCGGGACCTCGTCCCGCTGGAGGAGTACCCGGCGGGCTCGGACGGACCGGTGCCCCGGGGCGCGTACGGGCCCGGCCCGGTGACCAGGGAGGCGCTGCTGCACGAGGAGACGGTGCTGGGTACGGCGGCCGATGGCGGCCGGACGTGA